From Erigeron canadensis isolate Cc75 chromosome 5, C_canadensis_v1, whole genome shotgun sequence:
CGTGCGtcgacttaacggccaaataatAACGTCGTTAGCCACAGGGACGTAACTTGCAAAGAATATGACAAGTTTGGAcggttttgtttaaaaaaacttaacagggatgtaaaccacgaaaatgggtaaaccacagggacgaatcctgcaattaactcaaaaatTTATAATGAAATTTTTAGGGCTTCACAGTGCATAAACTATAAAaggttatatttttttatatcaaaattaagCTTATACCTGAATTTTATATAGTAAATGTACAACTAGTTAATACAACTTAACCAAAATCTTATTTATCAAAAcccaaaatttaattaaatataattcaGATAATTATCAAAtttagttttggaaaaaaataatcattgtcacacaaatattaaaacaatatgtATGTATTCCaccataaagaaaaaaaaatctagagataaaacaattattaaaagcAAAACTCATATCTTTTCCCATAAATAAACCGGCAAAACATATGGCTGATAAAAAGCATATATTGCTTCAAAGTTTATGCTGTAACTAAAGTATATATGACgaaaaaaagaaatcaaacaCTTCGTTGTAGCATATCGTGATAGTCAGTGATGGATTGTTCCCTTTCAAGCTTCAAATGTTCTCGAACCTTCAAAATAAATTCCTCTGCTTTCTCATCAATCCCTCGGAGTACTTCCTGTGTCTGAAACTCGTCctcacttttctttttctctttcggCAATGAATCATGTATCCTTGCCATTTTCTTTTCCCTTCTACTACGAATAGTACTTGTACTAGTCGaagtaacatgtaataattCTTCATCTATACGACTTGTTGATTCTCTAGACAGTTGACACGATTTTGTGACATAGAGTTCATCAATTGAATCACGCTGAAAAAAGTGGTCATGACTATGGGTCATGGTGAAACGCTGTCTTGTATGACGAATGTGTGTTTTTTGGCGTGGTGAAACAGCAATAGTGGTCATATTTTCTAAAGCTTTGCAAGCATTGGATTGAAGGGTCTCGATGAAGCTCTTACACGCTCTTTGAACGTGTATGAGCTTCTTTACGGACTTCTTCAGTTTGAAGGGCATGGAATATTGTTAGAAGATCTATCGTTTGGTT
This genomic window contains:
- the LOC122602428 gene encoding uncharacterized protein LOC122602428; its protein translation is MPFKLKKSVKKLIHVQRACKSFIETLQSNACKALENMTTIAVSPRQKTHIRHTRQRFTMTHSHDHFFQRDSIDELYVTKSCQLSRESTSRIDEELLHVTSTSTSTIRSRREKKMARIHDSLPKEKKKSEDEFQTQEVLRGIDEKAEEFILKVREHLKLEREQSITDYHDMLQRSV